A genomic region of Mugil cephalus isolate CIBA_MC_2020 chromosome 5, CIBA_Mcephalus_1.1, whole genome shotgun sequence contains the following coding sequences:
- the npy7r gene encoding neuropeptide Y receptor Y7: protein MSPPDTSNGTGEGEAAETGPSVLVNDSAGLRPPGFDSDVTKHIGVQITLITAYSLIIMLGLLGNSLVIYMIIRYRNMRTVTNFFIANLALADLLVDTLCLPFTLVYTLLDEWKFGAVSCHMVFFAQALSVHVSILTLTVIALERYRCIVFHLGRRLTWGSSFLIMALTWILSAVLAAPLGIFREYHIEEFPSINLRIAVCSEKWPNGSSRDGVIYSLSMLLLQYIIPLAVISYAYICIWVKLKNHVSPSSRNDSIKRRKKTTKMLALVVVVFAICWLPFHVFQLASDLDLVLRFKEYKLIYTVFHIVAMCSTFANPLLYGWMNKNYRNGFLMVFRCEDKPESFHPEGSFRTRSMRGMTLNGCNGGHPPTAV, encoded by the coding sequence ATGAGCCCGCCAGACACATCCAACGGAACAGGGGAAGGGGAGGCCGCTGAAACCGGTCCCTCAGTTCTAGTTAACGACAGCGCGGGTTTGCGCCCGCCTGGCTTCGACAGCGACGTCACCAAGCACATCGGCGTCCAGATCACCTTGATCACGGCGTATTCGCTGATCATCATGCTGGGGCTGCTGGGGAACTCGCTCGTCATCTACATGATCATTCGCTACAGAAACATGCGAACAGTGACCAACTTTTTCATAGCCAACCTGGCCCTTGCAGACCTTCTTGTGGACACGCTTTGCTTGCCCTTCACTCTGGTGTACACTCTGCTAGATGAGTGGAAGTTCGGGGCCGTGTCGTGCCACATGGTGTTCTTTGCCCAGGCCCTGAGTGTGCACGTGTCCATCCTGACTCTGACCGTCATAGCTCTGGAGCGCTACCGCTGCATCGTCTTCCACCTCGGCCGCCGCCTCACGTGGGGGTCCAGCTTCCTCATCATGGCACTCACCTGGATTCTGTCCGCTGTTCTCGCAGCGCCCCTGGGCATTTTCAGAGAGTACCACATCGAAGAGTTCCCTTCCATCAACCTGCGTATAGCCGTCTGCTCTGAGAAGTGGCCCAACGGGAGCAGCAGGGACGGGGTCATCTACAGCCTCTCAATGCTGCTCCTGCAGTACATCATTCCTTTAGCCGTCATCAGTTATGCCTACATATGCATCTGGGTCAAACTGAAGAATCACGTCAGCCCCTCCAGCCGCAACGACAGCATCAAGCGCCGCAAAAAGACCACAAAGATGTTGgcgctggtggtggtggtgttcgCTATCTGTTGGCTGCCCTTCCACGTGTTCCAGCTGGCCAGCGATCTGGACCTGGTGCTCAGGTTCAAGGAGTATAAACTGATATACACGGTGTTCCACATTGTGGCAATGTGTTCGACTTTCGCCAACCCCCTGCTGTACGGGTGGATGAACAAAAACTACAGGAATGGCTTCCTCATGGTCTTCCGTTGCGAGGACAAGCCAGAATCGTTCCACCCGGAGGGCTCGTTCAGGACTCGCTCCATGAGGGGGATGACTCTGAACGGCTGTAACGGCGGACACCCTCCCACCGCTGTGTGA
- the trim105 gene encoding tripartite motif containing 105 — protein sequence MAAAAVAASAKSSLREDLTCAICCDLFREPVMLACMHHFCKPCISRYWRGTQGPVTCPQCRKEFSSKNFQTNYLVAAMVEKVRATTSDTYVKNLEKQLRESLERHRLRKDDIINSIQRDKEKMNIIKRVGSDLAAHVKGEFGSLHQILHDEENRMLEQIGREQEDELEKVRRHLEAMEVTVQDLEDNIRMLQQSCADAENVVLTELPQLRQRAEVDITPEFDINAFRNRYTAPLQYITWRRMFKFLKPGPSPLKFDIDTAHPSVYLSRDRTVAVECDTMNQYANHSKRFLQCVNVLAAQGFESGRHYWEVEVGSSRKWDVGVASEAVDRRARIKLSPESGYWTLRLRNGNEYSAGTQPWTRLRLASSPQRLGVFLDCDERRVSFYDADNMSLLYSFASGPRGKVFPFFSPCVSESRQKPQPMRLLHYPPVALSG from the exons ATGGCGGCCGCCGCTGTCGCTGCCTCCGCCAAGAGCAGCCTGAGAGAGGACCTGACGTGTGCCATCTGCTGCGACCTGTTCCGAGAGCCGGTCATGCTGGCCTGCATGCACCACTTCTGCAAACCGTGCATCTCCAGGTACTGGAGGGGGACCCAGGGGCCCGTCACCTGCCCGCAGTGCCGCAAGGAGTTCAGCTCCAAAAACTTTCAGACCAACTACCTTGTGGCTGCCATGGTGGAGAAGGTCCGCGCCACCACATCCGACACTTACGTCAAGAACCTCGAA AAACAGCTGAGGGAGTCTTTGGAGAGACATCGGCTGAGGAAGGACGACATCATCAACAGTAttcagagagacaaagaaaagatgaatatCATAAAG AGAGTCGGGTCGGACCTGGCGGCTCACGTCAAGGGCGAATTCGGATCCCTCCATCAGATCCTGCACGACGAGGAAAACCGCATGCTGGAGCAGATCGGGAGAGAGCAAGAGGACGAGCTGGAGAAGGTCCGGCGCCACCTGGAGGCCATGGAGGTGACTGTACAAGACCTGGAGGACAACATACGAATGCTGCAGCAAAGTTGCGCTGACGCTGAGAATGTCGTACTGACTGAG CTCCCACAGCTGAG GCAACGTGCAGAGGTGGATATTACCCCAGAGTTTGACATAAACGCCTTCCGCAACAGATACACAGCCCCATTACAGTACATCACATGGAGGAGGATGTTCAAATTTTTGAAGCCAG GTCCTTCCCCATTAAAATTTGACATCGACACAGCGCACCCAAGCGTTTACCTGTCCAGGGACAGAACCGTGGCGGTCGAGTGCGACACCATGAACCAATACGCGAACCACAGCAAGCGTTTCCTCCAGTGCGTCAACGTGCTGGCAGCCCAGGGGTTCGAGTCGGGGCGGCactactgggaggtggaggtgggctCCAGCCGCAAGTGGGACGTGGGCGTGGCCTCCGAGGCTGTGGACAGGCGCGCTCGCATCAAGCTGAGCCCCGAAAGCGGCTACTGGACCCTGCGGCTGCGCAACGGGAACGAGTACTCCGCCGGGACTCAGCCGTGGACGAGGCTGCGCCTCGCCTCTTCCCCGCAGAGGCTGGGGGTTTTCCTCGACTGCGACGAGAGGAGGGTGTCCTTCTACGACGCAGACAACATGAGCCTGCTCTACTCGTTCGCCAGCGGGCCGAGGGGCAAGGTTTTCCCCTTCTTCAGCCCGTGCGTCAGCGAGAGCAGACAAAAACCTCAGCCGATGAGACTCCTCCACTACCCACCCGTGGCTCTGTCTGGCTAA
- the prelid1a gene encoding PRELI domain containing 1a has product MVKYFCCADLLKNTWDQVCVAFWQRYPNPYSNHVLTEDIIFREVTPSNCLISRRLLTKTSRSPRWMERYLPKHMASSAYIIEDSIVDPKKRTMTTLTWNISHARLMSVEERCHYRINPENGGWTEIKREAWISSNVYGLSRAIQEFGLARFKTSVTKTMKGFEYVLAKMQGEPPSRTLAETATEKARETALAAKEKAKDLASQAQKKQYV; this is encoded by the exons ATGGTGAAATATTTCTGCTGCGCAGATTTGCTCAAAAACACCTGGGACCaagtttgtgttgctttttggcAACGATATCCCAACCCTTacag TAACCATGTCTTGACCGAAGACATCATTTTCCGAGAGGTAACTCCAAGCAACTGCCTCATTTCCAGACGTCTGTTGACCAAAACTAGCCGCTCGCCTCGATGGATGGAGCGATACCTTCCAAAGCACATGGCCAGCTCAGCGTACATCATAGAGGACTCCATTGTGGACCCTAAGAAAAGGACCATGACAACACTAACATGGAACATCAGCCACGCTCGCCTCATG TCGGTGGAAGAGCGGTGCCACTACCGAATCAACCCTGAAAATGGCGGCTGGACTGAGATTAAAAGAGAAGCTTGGATCTCTTCCAACGTCTACGGGCTTTCTAGAGCCATTCAG gaATTCGGTCTCGCTAGGTTCAAAACTAGCGTTACAAAGACCATGAAAGGCTTTGAATACGTACTCGCCAAAATGCAAG GTGAACCTCCATCAAGAACCTTAGCAGAAACGGCCACAGAGAAGGCGAGAGAGACGGCGCTGGCAGCTAAAGAGAAGGCCAAAGACCTCGCATCGCAGGCCCAGAAGAAACAATACGTTTGA